Proteins encoded by one window of Xiphias gladius isolate SHS-SW01 ecotype Sanya breed wild chromosome 15, ASM1685928v1, whole genome shotgun sequence:
- the si:dkeyp-75b4.8 gene encoding lipopolysaccharide-induced tumor necrosis factor-alpha factor homolog yields the protein MEPPSYEEASLHPPALSTEGFNIPPPPYYDASLSSPPTPPPTYGEAVTIQPDPFPVLTSPSVPIAVTSPPQNTGNIIHPHTQVGVTPTVNGRQSQPVVVTQPQPVPVSVAYLRDIPGLVCCPHCHRTVTTKVTYLPGKAAWCMCILLTLMGLVCGFCLIPFMVRGLQDAHHSCPQCGNHLYIYTR from the exons ATGGAACCTCCTTCGTATGAAGAGGCCAGTCTCCACCCTCCTGCTCTGAGTACAGAAGGATTCAACATCCCCCCTCCCCCCTACTACGAcgcctccctctcctcccccccgACGCCTCCTCCCACCTATGGAGAAGCAG TTACGATCCAGCCGGACCCATTTCCCGTCCTGACTTCACCCTCTGTGCCAATTGCTGTGACATCACCTCcccaaaacactggaaacataATCCATCCACATACACAAG TTGGTGTAACACCGACTGTCAACGGCAGACAAAGTCAGCCAGTAGTTGTGACCCAGCCACAGCCCGTCCCTGTCTCGGTGGCATATCTGAGAGACATCCCTGGTTTGGTATGCTGCCCACACTGCCACCGCACTGTCACCACTAAAGTCACATACCTGCCTGGGAAGGCTGCCTGGTGCATGTGTATACTTCTCACACTGATGGG GTTGGTATGTGGTTTCTGTCTGATACCGTTCATGGTACGTGGACTACAAGATGCACATCACTCCTGCCCACAGTGTGGGAACCACCTGTACATATACACAAGATGA
- the pdia2 gene encoding protein disulfide-isomerase A2 — protein MRTCTLLSITLLGLLLWASCIRADNADENGNTRTETQEETSKETTGETSGETEEEEETKEAPKKEKTTEIEEEEDVMVLHINNFARALSENKYILVEFYAPWCGHCKQLEPIYAEAAGKLKEEESAMRLAKVDAIEERELAEEFDIGGFPSLKLFMNGDRKQPIDYTGKRSVKAIIQWMKRRTGPGAPVLDSAESAAQFIDTHSIAVVGFFDNLESEAAKAFKEVALDITDTEFAVTATPEVFQKYEVKANSVVLFKKFDDGRADFALSEEGTLEKNNLTSFIKENSLELIIPFSEETADKIFTSSILLHSLLFINSTVESQTALVDESRTVAKEFKGKMLFIVIDVTKALSHVLTYFGVSASDAPTARIINMETGKKFNIASRDLTANSLRQLCQEVVDGNAKPYYRTEEIPEDWNTGPVKVLVGKNFESVALDPTKNVFVEIYAPWCGHCKELAPIWEQLGEKYADHDDIIIAKIDGTANEVESLEIQGFPTLKYFPADGKEVVDYTGKRDLETLSKFLDDGGVLPKEGSNEEDDEDDEESEEGDDADDAEDDSEETDESAEVPTNITSKDEL, from the exons ATGAGGACGTGCACGCTTTTGTCCATAACTCTACTGGGCCTGCTGCTTTGGGCCTCCTGCATCCGGGCCGACAACGCAGACGAAAACGGCAACACAcggacagaaacacaagaagAGACATCAAAGGAGACAACAGGAGAGACttcaggagagacagaagaggaggaggaaaccaAAGAGGCaccaaagaaagagaaaacaacggagatagaggaggaggaagatgtgATGGTTCTCCACATCAACAACTTTGCCAGAGCTCTCAGCGAGAATAAGTATATACTGGTCGAATTCT ACGCTCCCTGGTGCGGTCACTGTAAACAGCTGGAGCCAATCTACGCAGAGGCTGCTGGgaagctgaaggaggaggaatCGGCGATGCGTTTGGCCAAAGTGGACGCCATAGAGGAGAGGGAGTTGGCTGAAGAGTTTGACATCGGCGGCTTCCCCTCTCTGAAACTGTTCATGAACGGAGACCGCAAGCAGCCCATCGACTACACTG GTAAGAGGTCAGTAAAGGCAATAATCCAGTGGATGAAGCGTCGTACAGGCCCTGGTGCTCCAGTGCTCGACTCTGCAGAGTCTGCAGCTCAGTTCATCGATACCCATAGCATCGCTGTTGTCGGATTCTTTGAT AATCTGGAAAGTGAGGCGGCTAAGGCGTTCAAGGAAGTTGCATTGGATATAACTGACACAGAGTTTGCCGTGACTGCGACTCCAGAGGTTTTCCAGAAGTATGAAGTAAAAGCCAACTCAGTGGTCCTCTTCAAAAAG TTTGATGACGGCAGAGCAGACTTCGCATTGTCAGAAGAAGGGACGCTGGAGAAAAATAATCTGACCTCCTTCATCAAGGAAAACAGCCTGGAGCTGATCATCCCATTCAGTGAGGAG actgCAGATAAGATCTTCACCTCTAGCATCCTCCTGCACAGCCTGCTGTTCATCAACTCCACTGTGGAGAGTCAGACAGCCCTGGTGGACGAATCCAGGACTGTTGCCAAAGAGTTCAAGGGCAAG ATGCTGTTCATTGTAATCGACGTGACAAAAGCCCTGTCTCACGTGCTGACATACTTTGGCGTGTCCGCGAGCGACGCCCCCACTGCACGCATCATCAACATGGAGACAGGAAAGAAGTTCAACATCGCCTCCCGGGATCTCACCGCAAATTCACTGCGACAGTTGTGCCAGGAGGTTGTGGATGGCAATGCCaag CCCTACTATCGGACAGAGGAGATCCCGGAGGACTGGAATACAGGACCAGTCAAAGTCCTGGTGGGGAAGAATTTTGAGTCTGTTGCTCTGGACCCCACCAAAAACGTCTTTGTGGAGATTT atgctCCATGGTGTGGACACTGTAAGGAACTGGCTCCCATCTGGGAACAGCTGGGCGAAAAGTACGCCGACCATGACGACATTATCATAGCCAAGATTGATGGCACAGCCAATGAGGTGGAGTCTCTCGAGATTCAAGGATTCCCCACACTCAAATATTTCCCAGCCGATGGCAAAGAG GTGGTTGACTACACCGGAAAAAGGGATCTGGAGACCTTGTCTAAGTTCCTGGATGACGGAGGAGTGTTGCCGAAGGAGGGAAGTAATGAGGAGGACGATGAGGATGACGAGGAAAGCGAGGAAGGTGATGATGCTGACGACGCCGAGGACGATAGCGAG GAGACTGATGAGTCTGCAGAGGTACCGACCAACATAACATCTAAAGATGAGCTGTGA